A genomic window from Jiangella alba includes:
- a CDS encoding FAD-dependent oxidoreductase, producing the protein MTAPVLWDGDVVVVGGGSAGCAAAVAAARNGARTLLVEAAGFLGGTGAGVLDTFYGFYAPGGDGARVVGGIGWEVAAALLADGQAFERPNSYGAGTGVTYEPEALKRVWDRLTHGAGVATLLHTVLVDVTTTARRITELTVVTKAGTHTVRANTVVDASGDAEVAWRAGAALERPAKDLRLQPLTATFRLGGVDTNAISTKDLHERLAKAAESGRYRLPRREGSVHRTVLPGVVHTNLTRVGGVDPTDPWQLSAAEAEGRAQVAEYVRFLTQEVPGYEDAYLLSTSVRIGVRETRRLIGRHVLTRDDVLGAREFPDAVARCGAPVEDHDGGTSTVWEYVGGHRSGRSYGVPYRCLLPGELDNLAVAGRCLSATHDAHASVRSMAQCMALGQAAGTAAALAPGGAVGDLDATVLRDRLAAGAAVL; encoded by the coding sequence ATGACCGCGCCGGTGCTCTGGGACGGCGACGTCGTCGTGGTGGGCGGCGGGTCGGCCGGCTGCGCGGCCGCCGTCGCGGCGGCGCGGAACGGCGCGCGGACGCTGCTGGTCGAGGCCGCCGGGTTCCTCGGCGGCACCGGCGCCGGCGTCCTCGACACGTTCTACGGGTTCTACGCGCCCGGCGGCGACGGCGCCCGGGTGGTCGGGGGCATCGGGTGGGAGGTGGCCGCGGCGCTGCTGGCGGACGGCCAGGCGTTCGAGCGGCCCAACAGCTACGGCGCCGGCACCGGCGTCACGTACGAGCCGGAGGCGCTCAAGCGTGTCTGGGACCGCCTGACGCACGGCGCCGGCGTCGCCACCCTGCTGCACACGGTGCTGGTCGACGTCACGACCACGGCGAGGCGCATCACCGAACTCACGGTGGTGACCAAGGCCGGCACCCACACCGTCCGGGCGAACACCGTGGTCGACGCGAGCGGCGACGCCGAGGTCGCGTGGCGGGCCGGCGCCGCGCTCGAGCGTCCGGCGAAGGACCTGAGGCTGCAGCCGCTCACCGCGACGTTCCGCCTCGGCGGCGTCGACACGAACGCCATCAGCACGAAGGACCTGCACGAGCGGCTGGCGAAGGCGGCGGAGTCGGGCCGCTACCGGCTGCCGCGGCGCGAGGGATCGGTGCACCGGACGGTGCTGCCCGGCGTCGTGCACACGAACCTGACCCGGGTCGGCGGCGTGGATCCGACCGACCCGTGGCAGCTCTCGGCGGCGGAGGCCGAGGGACGGGCCCAGGTGGCCGAGTACGTCCGCTTCCTGACCCAGGAGGTGCCGGGGTACGAGGACGCCTACCTGCTGTCGACCTCGGTGCGCATCGGCGTGCGCGAGACCCGCCGGCTGATCGGGCGGCACGTGCTCACCCGCGACGACGTCCTGGGCGCCCGCGAGTTCCCGGACGCCGTGGCCCGCTGCGGCGCCCCGGTCGAGGACCACGACGGCGGCACGTCCACGGTATGGGAGTACGTCGGCGGGCACCGGTCCGGGCGCAGCTACGGCGTGCCCTACCGCTGCCTGCTGCCTGGAGAGCTGGACAACCTGGCCGTCGCCGGCCGCTGCCTGTCCGCCACGCACGACGCGCACGCCTCGGTGCGGTCGATGGCCCAGTGCATGGCGCTCGGACAGGCGGCGGGGACGGCGGCCGCACTGGCACCGGGCGGCGCCGTCGGCGACCTGGACGCGACGGTCCTGCGGGACCGGCTGGCGGCCGGCGCCGCCGTCCTCTGA
- a CDS encoding SDR family NAD(P)-dependent oxidoreductase: MRVLVCGGSGGIGSACAAALTAGGHDVVAVDRDTADVAQPGGAEKAVSAAADALGGLDGVVHAVGRSGRRLGDGPVSACTDEAWREVLRVNLDSVFWLLRAALPVLRGNGGGSVVVVGSALARTLDRDFLTAAYLTSKSAVETLARAAAFEGAPDGVRVNVVAPGLVDTPMAARALTDPAVSGRLPELMPLGRGSASSPDAIAAAVEWLLSPASAQVTGAVLPADGGWSLR, translated from the coding sequence ATGAGGGTGCTGGTCTGCGGCGGGTCCGGCGGGATCGGATCGGCCTGCGCGGCCGCCCTGACCGCCGGCGGCCACGACGTCGTCGCCGTCGACCGTGACACCGCCGACGTCGCGCAGCCGGGCGGCGCCGAGAAAGCGGTCTCCGCGGCGGCCGACGCACTCGGCGGGCTGGACGGCGTCGTGCACGCGGTCGGACGGTCCGGGCGGCGGCTCGGCGACGGCCCGGTGAGCGCGTGCACCGACGAGGCGTGGCGCGAGGTCCTCCGGGTCAACCTCGACTCGGTGTTCTGGCTGCTCCGCGCCGCGCTGCCGGTGCTGCGCGGCAACGGCGGCGGCTCGGTCGTGGTGGTCGGGTCGGCGCTGGCCCGCACCCTCGACCGCGACTTCCTCACCGCGGCCTACCTGACCAGCAAGAGCGCCGTCGAGACGCTGGCCCGGGCGGCCGCGTTCGAGGGCGCCCCCGACGGCGTCCGCGTCAACGTGGTGGCGCCCGGCCTGGTGGACACCCCGATGGCGGCCCGCGCGCTGACCGACCCCGCGGTCAGCGGCCGGCTGCCCGAGCTGATGCCGCTGGGCCGGGGGAGCGCGAGCTCGCCGGACGCCATCGCCGCGGCGGTCGAATGGCTGCTCTCGCCCGCGTCAGCGCAGGTCACGGGCGCTGTCTTGCCCGCCGACGGTGGCTGGAGCCTGCGATGA